A portion of the Candidatus Saccharibacteria bacterium genome contains these proteins:
- a CDS encoding DNA alkylation repair protein, whose translation MTSTDYQEIIKNLNLLADKERADRSKTFFKTNKGGYAENDQFIGISVPSQRKLAKRFRELGLVELGRLIDSPIHEYRMTGLLILIEKYHTKSVSDQLQQDYIDFYLLRIDQVNNWDLVDNSCYKLLGDYLWRRQDLELLYHYANLEPIRENLWKNRIAIVTTLAFIRHRELEPTFELSRILISHPEDLIQKAVGWMLRESGKFDQERLEIFLNQYAGRMPRTMLRYAIERFNPDKRKFYLSLY comes from the coding sequence ATGACTAGCACAGATTACCAAGAGATTATAAAAAACTTGAATCTACTAGCAGATAAAGAGAGGGCGGATAGGAGCAAGACGTTTTTTAAAACAAACAAAGGGGGCTATGCGGAGAATGATCAGTTCATCGGGATCAGCGTACCATCTCAGCGCAAATTAGCAAAACGCTTTCGTGAGTTGGGACTTGTAGAACTAGGACGATTGATTGATAGCCCAATCCATGAATATCGCATGACTGGACTACTAATCTTGATAGAAAAATACCATACCAAATCAGTCAGTGATCAGCTACAACAGGATTATATTGATTTTTATCTTTTACGTATTGACCAGGTCAACAATTGGGATCTCGTGGATAATAGTTGCTATAAGTTACTTGGGGATTATCTTTGGCGAAGGCAAGATCTTGAGCTACTTTATCATTACGCAAATCTAGAGCCAATTAGGGAGAATCTTTGGAAAAACAGGATTGCAATTGTCACAACACTTGCCTTCATCCGTCATCGGGAGTTGGAACCAACTTTTGAACTATCCAGGATCTTGATCAGTCATCCTGAGGATTTAATCCAGAAAGCAGTTGGTTGGATGTTGAGGGAGTCAGGTAAATTTGATCAAGAAAGGCTGGAGATTTTTCTCAATCAATATGCTGGACGGATGCCGAGGACGATGCTACGTTATGCGATTGAGAGATTCAATCCTGATAAAAGAAAATTTTATTTAAGCCTTTATTAG
- a CDS encoding ParB/RepB/Spo0J family partition protein: MAKNRLGQGLSALIKTDIEQFDTQEVMELDLGRIKVNPDQPRRKFDQDKLEELALSIKQHGIIQPLIVQDTGESYQLIAGERRLQAAKIAGLGQVPVVVRKVEDEERLELAIVENLQRSNLTAIEYAKAVQRLIDKYHLNYQQIAERLGKAKSTVVNMVRLLRLPEEIQDAVQSGHISEGHARAILSLDSTKDQLYILAEILHKKLSVRDVEKLVKTKSSKSEQKSSKNFISQIKLSTDRVKSLSSKTGLAIQVKATAAKRGRVVINYESQEDLDRILDSLDGAQDED, encoded by the coding sequence ATGGCTAAGAATCGTTTAGGTCAAGGTTTATCAGCATTAATCAAGACTGATATTGAGCAATTTGACACCCAAGAAGTAATGGAGCTTGATTTGGGAAGGATCAAGGTCAATCCAGATCAACCTAGAAGAAAATTCGACCAAGATAAGCTTGAAGAATTGGCGCTTTCAATCAAACAACATGGAATAATCCAGCCGCTGATAGTCCAAGATACTGGAGAATCCTACCAATTGATTGCCGGGGAAAGAAGATTGCAGGCTGCCAAGATAGCTGGACTTGGCCAGGTACCTGTCGTAGTCCGCAAGGTGGAAGATGAGGAGAGGCTAGAGCTAGCAATTGTAGAGAATCTTCAGAGGTCAAACCTAACTGCTATTGAATATGCTAAGGCAGTCCAGAGACTGATTGATAAATATCATCTTAATTATCAACAGATAGCTGAGAGACTAGGCAAGGCTAAGTCAACTGTAGTCAACATGGTTAGGTTGTTGAGGCTTCCAGAAGAGATTCAAGATGCAGTTCAGTCGGGGCATATTTCAGAAGGTCATGCTAGGGCTATATTAAGTCTAGATTCGACCAAGGATCAGCTCTATATTTTAGCTGAGATTTTACATAAGAAACTGTCAGTCAGAGATGTTGAGAAGTTAGTAAAGACCAAGTCCAGCAAGTCTGAACAGAAATCCAGCAAAAACTTTATTAGTCAGATCAAACTCAGTACTGATCGGGTCAAATCTTTGAGTAGCAAGACTGGTCTAGCGATCCAGGTCAAAGCTACTGCGGCCAAAAGGGGTCGAGTTGTAATTAACTATGAGTCACAAGAAGATCTAGATCGAATCCTAGATTCATTAGATGGAGCCCAAGACGAGGATTGA